From Lagopus muta isolate bLagMut1 unplaced genomic scaffold, bLagMut1 primary scaffold_147, whole genome shotgun sequence, one genomic window encodes:
- the LSM12 gene encoding protein LSM12 homolog, which produces CFVPPECPSSSGKPNHADILLVNLQYVSEVEIINDRTETPPPLASLNVSKLANKARMEKEEKLSQAYAISAGVSLEGQQLFQTIHKTIKDCKWQEKNIVVMEEVVIAPPYQVENCKGKEGSALGHVRKIVEKHFRDVESQKVMQRSQAQQTQKESALSS; this is translated from the exons tgCTTCGTCCCTCCAGAATGCCCTTCTTCCAGTGGGAAGCCCAACCACGCAGATATCCTGCTTGTAAACCTACAGTATGTTTCAGAAGTGGAAATAATTAACGACCGCACGGAAACCCCTCCTCCTTTAGCTTCACTCAATGTTAGCAAG CTCGCCAACAAAGCACGgatggagaaggaggagaagctgAGCCAGGCGTACGCCATCAGTGCGGGGGTCTCCCTGGAGGGACAGCAGCTCTTCCAGACCATCCACAAGAC CATTAAGGACTGTAAATGGCAGGAGAAGAACATAGTTGTGATGGAAGAAGTCGTCATCGCCCCCCCGTACCAGGTGGAGAACTGTAAAGGCAAAGAGGGCAGCGCGCTGGGGCACGTACGCAAAATA GTCGAGAAACACTTTAGAGATGTGGAAAGCCAAAAGGTAATGCAGCGTTCACAagcacagcaaacacagaagGAGAGCGCCCTGTCGTCCTGA
- the TMEM101 gene encoding transmembrane protein 101: MAAGRGWRRRALRLLTAGGGVLLTRFPFWHCFSGLLLCAERADGRRKPDIPVPYLYVDMGVAVLCASFMSFGVKRRWFALGAALQLAVATYASHVGGQVHYGDWLKVRMYSRTIAIIGGFLILASGAGELYRQKPRSRSLQSTGQVFLGIYLICQAYSLQHSKEDRLAYLNHILGGELTLQLLFVLYGLLALAFLSGYYVRVAAQVLAVLLPLAILLIDGNIGYWHEARRVEFWNQMKLIGQNVGIFGAVVILATDG; this comes from the exons ATGGCGGCGGGGCGCGGGTGGAGGCGGCGGGCGCTGCGGCTGCTGACGGCGGGCGGCGGGGTGCTGCTGACCCGCTTCCCTTTCTGGCACTGCTTCAGCGGGCTGCTGCTGTGCGCCGAGCGGGCCGACGGGCGGCG GAAGCCTGACATCCCGGTGCCATACCTGTATGTGGACATGGGGGTGGCCGTGCTGTGTGCCAGCTTCATGTCCTTCGGGGTGAAGCGCCGCTGGTTCGCCCTGGGGGCCGCCCTGCAGCTCGCCGTGGCCACGTACGCCTCCCACGTCGGCGGCCAGGTGCACTACGGCGACTGGCTGAAG GTGCGCATGTACTCCCGGACCATCGCCATCATCGGCGGTTTCCTCATCCTGGCCAGCGGTGCAGGCGAGTTGTACCGGCAGAAGCCCCGCAGCCGCTCTCTGCAGTCCACAGGCCAGGTCTTCCTGGGCATCTACCTCATCTGCCAG GCCTactctctgcagcacagcaaggaggACCGGCTGGCTTACCTGAACCACATCCTGGGGGGGGAGCtgaccctgcagctcctcttcGTGCTCTACGGCCTCCTGGCTTTGGCCTTCCTCTCCGGTTACTACGTGCGGGTGGCGGCGCAGGTCCTGGCCGTGCTGCTGCCTCTCGCCATCCTCCTCATCGATGGCAACATCGGTTACTGGCACGAGGCGCGGCGCGTGGAGTTCTGGAACCAGATGAAGCTCATCGGGCAGAACGTGGGCATCTTCGGCGCCGTCGTCATCCTGGCCACCGACGGCTGA
- the LOC125687675 gene encoding pro-neuropeptide Y-like, with the protein MPLAALRLLPALALCALLCAAAYPPKPENPGDAASPEEIAQYFSALRHYINLVTRQRYGKRSSSVPAVLVQPMGPRSHAPWSDIDDDSAW; encoded by the exons ATGCCTCTGGCTGCGCTCCGCCTCCTGCCCGCCTTGGCGCTTTGCGCGCTGCTCTGCGCGGCCGCGTATCCACCGAAACCCGAAAACCCCGGAGACGCGGCGTCGCCCGAGGAGATCGCGCAATATTTCTCCGCTCTGCGCCATTACATCAACCTGGTCACGCGGCAGCG CTACGGGAAGCGCAGCAGCTCCGTGCCTGCAGTGTTGGTGCAGCCTATGGGTCCCCGCAGCCATGCGCCGTG gtCTGACATCGACGATGACTCCGCCTGGTGA
- the LOC125687676 gene encoding pancreatic hormone-like, with translation MPSHRAAPLLLLACSLLLLAAPHATAGPSQPSYPGDDAPVEDLIRFYNDLQQYLNVVTRHRYGRRSSSQALCEEPMGAAGC, from the exons ATGCCATCCCACCGGGCTgcgccgctgctgctgctggcctgcagcctgctgctgctcgcTGCGCCCCACGCCACCGCCGGCCCCTCGCAGCCCAGCTACCCTGGGGACGATGCTCCTGTGGAGGACCTCATCCGCTTCTACAACGACCTGCAGCAGTACCTCAACGTGGTCACACGGCACCG GTACGGCCGGCGGTCCAGCAGCCAGGCGCTGTGTGAGGAGCCcatgggtgctgctgggtgctga